One Paenibacillus riograndensis SBR5 DNA segment encodes these proteins:
- a CDS encoding nitrogenase component 1, giving the protein MPKGVPNLFIEPDCEHNRQPGKGCARPNPGEVTKGCVFQGSQAVLLPISDAAHLVHGTSGCLQNSWGMLEAAMPEGPLPYLRFSMGLTETDIILGGQKKLLEAIQYIIEYYHPPCIFVYATCITILTAEDLNAVCSKAESLWKLPVIPLHNSGFTGSGNMGSRQAGEALFEKVIGTCEPDPRKLTPFDINLIGDYHFSKAGHEIEAMLSKIGIRVISRIAGECTFDELCSAHQAKLNLLVCSRSMVTLARKMRDSFGIPYFEGSFCGSREIRFALRQLSFHFQNEGLDKQLNRYMRREEERLHKDILRRYKPLKGKKVVLFTDGHESWIYISLLYELGIKIAAIGTNQNAQEDLSRIKERIHDDTLLIIQSDETRILQLYRERKGDLMIVSGRNSFVPLKEKIPFINIGEEQHGGYAGYDGVRRFAQDVMDTLAQPVWTMIRRHSPWEVDSYG; this is encoded by the coding sequence ATGCCCAAAGGGGTCCCGAATCTGTTCATTGAGCCGGACTGTGAGCATAACCGTCAGCCTGGCAAAGGCTGTGCAAGACCGAATCCGGGCGAGGTTACGAAGGGCTGTGTATTTCAAGGCTCGCAAGCCGTACTGCTTCCTATCTCTGATGCCGCGCATCTGGTGCATGGAACCTCAGGCTGTCTGCAGAACAGCTGGGGGATGCTGGAGGCCGCAATGCCGGAAGGTCCGCTGCCATACCTCCGCTTTTCTATGGGGCTTACAGAAACGGATATTATTCTTGGCGGCCAGAAAAAACTGCTTGAAGCCATACAGTATATCATTGAGTATTACCACCCCCCCTGCATATTTGTCTATGCCACGTGTATCACCATTCTTACCGCTGAAGATTTGAACGCCGTTTGCAGCAAGGCTGAGAGCTTATGGAAGCTCCCGGTTATTCCACTCCATAATTCAGGGTTTACGGGGAGCGGGAATATGGGCAGCCGGCAGGCCGGCGAAGCGTTATTCGAAAAAGTCATTGGTACATGTGAACCCGACCCCAGAAAGCTTACTCCTTTCGATATTAACCTCATTGGTGATTATCATTTTTCCAAAGCAGGACATGAAATTGAAGCAATGTTATCCAAAATAGGCATACGCGTCATCTCGCGGATTGCCGGTGAATGCACCTTTGACGAACTCTGCTCCGCCCATCAGGCCAAGCTGAATCTGCTGGTATGCAGCCGCTCCATGGTTACTTTGGCCCGGAAGATGCGCGACTCGTTCGGCATTCCCTATTTTGAAGGCTCTTTCTGCGGTTCCCGCGAGATCCGCTTTGCCCTCCGGCAGCTCTCCTTCCATTTCCAGAATGAAGGTCTGGACAAACAGCTGAACCGCTATATGCGCCGGGAAGAGGAACGCCTTCACAAGGATATTCTCCGCCGCTACAAACCGCTCAAAGGCAAAAAAGTTGTACTGTTCACCGATGGGCACGAAAGCTGGATCTATATCTCGCTGCTCTATGAGCTGGGGATCAAAATTGCTGCCATTGGCACGAATCAAAACGCGCAGGAGGATCTGTCGCGGATCAAGGAGCGGATTCATGACGATACCCTGCTGATTATACAAAGCGATGAGACGCGAATTCTTCAGCTGTACCGGGAACGCAAAGGTGATCTGATGATCGTAAGCGGCCGCAATTCGTTTGTTCCTTTGAAGGAGAAAATCCCGTTCATCAACATCGGTGAAGAGCAGCACGGGGGGTATGCCGGTTATGACGGAGTCAGAAGGTTCGCTCAGGATGTAATGGATACTCTTGCGCAGCCTGTCTGGACTATGATCCGCCGGCATTCGCCATGGGAGGTGGACAGCTATGGATAA